A genomic window from Triticum urartu cultivar G1812 chromosome 7, Tu2.1, whole genome shotgun sequence includes:
- the LOC125523201 gene encoding uncharacterized protein LOC125523201, translated as MHFFQVVMAWMFPCAVCAAMAPAVATAATTDGASSVEQGSSSSPAFGPGDAKVASDPGSSPSSRSSTSSSLLGARSSSSNSARSPVREGGDTAARKGHALRRCLRRFARNLQRAGAADERPDGRGRRKGRATKPDGRVAAGEDGTARAREEAVASAIAYCKESSRQRCRPPLAPSPSLDGWLLVRPEEEIGTSATSAVSRCEREAQGTSSAAAPHHGHAACDAECGGGRPSTVETRRGPAGEMENGDAVDGLDGDVLRITSYFAAKYVRAVRH; from the exons ATGCATTTCTTCCAGGTCGTCATGGCGTGGATGTTCCCGTGCGCCGTGTGCGCGGCGATGGCGCCGGCCGTGGCGACGGCAGCGACCACGGACGGCGCTTCGAGCGTTGAGCAGGGCagctcctcgtcgccggcgttcGGCCCTGGCGACGCTAAGGTGGCCTCCGACCCGGGCTCCTCCCCGTCGTCGAGGTCGTCCACGTCCTCGTCCTTGCTCGGCGCCCGAAGCAGCTCGTCCAACAGCGCGCGCTCACCGGTGAGGGAGGGCGGTGACACGGCCGCACGGAAGGGCCACGCGCTGAGGCGGTGCCTGCGCAGGTTCGCCAGAAATCTGCAGCGCGCCGGTGCTGCGGACGAGCGGCCAGACGGGCGCGGGAGACGGAAGGGCCGGGCGACGAAGCCGGACGGGAGGGTCGCCGCCGGCGAGGACGGCACCGCCCGGGCGAGGGAGGAGGCCGTCGCGAGCGCGATCGCGTACTGCAAGGAGTCGAGCCGGCAGCGCTGCAGGCCGCCGTTGGCTCCCTCGCCCAGCTTGGACGGCTGGCTCCTCGTTCGTCCGGAGGAGGAGATCGGCACCAGCGCCACGAGCGCCGTCTCGCGCTGCGAACGCGAGGCGCAGGGCACCTCGAGCGCCGCCGCCCCCCACCACGGCCACGCGGCCTGCGACG CGGAATGCGGCGGCGGCAGGCCGTCGACGGTGGAAACTCGGCGAGGTCCAGCCGGGGAGATGGAAAATGGTGACGCTGTCGACGGGCTTGACGGGGACGTCCTTAGGATAACGAGTTACTTCGCCGCCAAATATGTGCGCGCGGTGCGCCATTGA
- the LOC125519214 gene encoding BTB/POZ and MATH domain-containing protein 2-like — MANSSSSSSSGGKQPSHSASAIVGRAPVSGSHDLKIDGHSAIKGIGHGNYITSEQFVIGGRRWRLQYYPDGYSGYHEWIAIYLCLDPADLNAISVQAQISLLDQDGNPVPAYTKAGNSWTFSRQSGLCGFYQFIRKNELEQSAYLKDDTFTFRCAITMAKVIFTEPIPESVSVPLSSPDMQRQFGQLLSTGDGADVTFEVGGETFPAHRSVLAARSSVFNAELLGPMKERTDASIRLDGIEAKVFKAMLHFVYTDSLPHIDAGEVMPMAQHLLVVADRYNLAKLKSKCEGTLRGHFNTSTVATILVLAEQHCCGALKDACFEFVAPLGKFKALTASDGFEHLMGSCPHLLKELVANLAT, encoded by the coding sequence ATGGCCAACTCTTCTTCGTCCTCATCCAGTGGCGGCAAGCAGCCGTCGCACTCCGCGTCGGCCATTGTCGGGCGAGCCCCCGTCTCCGGCTCTCACGACCTCAAGATAGATGGCCACTCCGCCATCAAGGGGATCGGCCACGGCAACTACATCACGTCTGAGCAGTTCGTCATCGGAGGCCGTCGCTGGCGTCTCCAGTACTACCCCGACGGCTACTCCGGCTACCACGAATGGATAGCCATCTACCTCTGCCTCGACCCTGCCGACCTCAACGCAATAAGCGTGCAGGCCCAGATCAGTTTGCTGGACCAGGATGGGAACCCCGTGCCAGCCTACACCAAAGCCGGCAACTCATGGACCTTCTCCAGGCAAAGTGGACTTTGTGGCTTCTACCAGTTCATCAGGAAGAATGAACTGGAGCAATCTGCTTACCTAAAGGATGATACCTTCACTTTCAGGTGTGCCATTACCATGGCAAAGGTAATCTTCACGGAACCCATCCCGGAGTCCGTGTCAGTGCCTTTGTCATCGCCTGACATGCAGCGTCAATTTGGCCAGCTCCTCTCCACCGGTGACGGGGCCGATGTCACGTTCGAGGTCGGGGGCGAGACGTTTCCGGCGCACAGGAGCGTGCTCGCGGCTCGCTCTTCAGTCTTCAACGCGGAGCTCCTCGGTCCTATGAAGGAGAGGACGGACGCTAGCATTCGGCTGGACGGCATAGAAGCTAAAGTTTTCAAGGCCATGCTCCACTTCGTCTACACCGACTCATTGCCGCATATAGACGCGGGAGAGGTGATGCCGATGGCTCAGCATTTGCTCGTGGTGGCAGACAGGTATAATCTGGCGAAGCTGAAGTCGAAGTGTGAGGGCACGCTGCGCGGACACTTCAACACCAGCACGGTGGCAACTATATTGGTGCTGGCCGAGCAGCATTGTTGTGGGGCGCTCAAGGATGCATGCTTCGAGTTCGTCGCGCCTTTGGGCAAATTCAAAGCACTCACGGCTAGTGATGGCTTTGAGCATCTGATGGGGAGCTGCCCCCATCTTCTCAAGGAGCTGGTTGCCAATCTGGCCACCTAG